A stretch of Pseudomonas taetrolens DNA encodes these proteins:
- a CDS encoding arsenate reductase — MKKARTWLDEHAVRHDFHDYKTSGIDRDHLTQWCNEHGWQVVLNRAGTTFRKLDDERKADLDQAKAIELMLAQPSMIKRPVLDLGDKTLIGFKPDLYAAALL, encoded by the coding sequence ATGAAAAAAGCTCGCACCTGGCTCGATGAACATGCAGTGCGCCATGATTTCCATGACTACAAGACCAGTGGCATTGATCGCGATCATCTGACCCAATGGTGCAATGAGCACGGTTGGCAAGTGGTGCTCAATCGGGCCGGAACAACCTTTCGCAAACTCGACGACGAACGCAAAGCCGATCTCGACCAGGCGAAAGCCATTGAACTGATGCTCGCCCAACCCTCGATGATCAAGCGCCCCGTGCTGGATCTCGGTGACAAAACCCTGATTGGCTTCAAGCCAGATCTTTATGCGGCGGCCCTTCTTTAA
- the dapD gene encoding 2,3,4,5-tetrahydropyridine-2,6-dicarboxylate N-succinyltransferase, producing the protein MSTTLFSAAFGVGTQNRQGAWLEVFYAQPLINPSAELIEAIAPILGYTGGNQAITFTTAQAAQMAEIAKAFDATQAALLTRLAESHKPLVATLLAEDAALTSTPEAYLKLHLLSHRLVKPHGLSLAGVFPLLPNVAWTSQGAIDLGELAERQLEARLRGELLEVFSVDKFPKMTDYVVPAGVRIADSARIRLGAYIGEGTTVMHEGFVNFNAGTEGPGMIEGRVSAGVFVGKGSDLGGGCSTMGTLSGGGNIVIKVGEGCLIGANAGIGIPLGDRNTVESGLYVTAGTKVALLDENNQLVKVVKARDLAGQPDLLFRRNSETGAVECKTHKSAIELNEALHAHN; encoded by the coding sequence ATGTCTACTACCCTGTTCAGCGCAGCCTTCGGTGTCGGCACCCAGAACCGTCAAGGTGCATGGCTGGAAGTGTTTTACGCCCAACCGTTGATCAACCCGTCGGCCGAGCTGATCGAAGCCATTGCGCCTATCCTGGGCTACACCGGCGGCAATCAGGCAATCACCTTCACTACCGCACAAGCGGCACAAATGGCTGAAATCGCAAAAGCCTTTGACGCCACTCAAGCTGCGCTGCTGACGCGTCTTGCCGAAAGCCACAAGCCGCTGGTCGCCACGTTGCTGGCTGAAGATGCCGCCCTGACCTCGACACCCGAGGCTTACCTCAAGCTGCACCTGCTGTCCCATCGCCTGGTCAAGCCTCACGGCCTGAGCCTTGCCGGTGTATTCCCGCTGTTGCCTAACGTGGCCTGGACCAGCCAGGGCGCCATCGATCTGGGCGAGCTGGCCGAGCGTCAACTCGAAGCCCGCCTGCGTGGCGAACTGCTGGAAGTGTTCTCGGTCGACAAGTTCCCGAAAATGACCGACTACGTGGTTCCGGCCGGTGTACGCATCGCTGACAGCGCACGTATTCGCCTGGGCGCCTACATCGGCGAAGGCACCACCGTCATGCACGAAGGTTTCGTCAACTTCAACGCCGGCACCGAAGGTCCGGGCATGATCGAAGGCCGCGTATCCGCGGGCGTATTCGTGGGCAAGGGTTCCGACCTGGGCGGCGGTTGCTCGACCATGGGCACCCTGTCGGGCGGCGGCAACATCGTGATCAAGGTCGGCGAAGGCTGCCTGATCGGCGCCAACGCCGGCATTGGTATCCCGCTGGGCGATCGCAATACCGTTGAGTCCGGCCTGTATGTAACGGCCGGTACCAAAGTGGCCCTGCTGGACGAAAACAACCAGTTGGTCAAAGTTGTCAAAGCCCGTGACCTGGCCGGACAACCCGACTTGCTGTTCCGTCGCAACTCGGAAACCGGCGCTGTGGAATGCAAAACCCACAAGTCGGCCATCGAATTGAACGAAGCACTGCACGCTCACAACTAA
- a CDS encoding cysteine desulfurase, translating into MLLPSPWRADFPAIAALQRQDQTYLDNAATTQKPQALLDALTHYYASGAANVHRAQHLPGAHATQAFENTRHKVKHWINAGDSGQIIFTHGATSALNLLAYGLEHQFKVGDEIVISALEHHANLLPWQQLALRKGLTLVVLPLDADGVIDLDAAAQLITPRTRLLAVSQLSNVLGVWQPLPALLALAKAQNALTVVDGAQGIVHGRHDVQALGCDFYVFSSHKLYGPDGLGVLFGRHPALARLQHWQFGGEMVQDADYHHATFRPAPLGFEAGTPPIASVIGLGATLSYLATLDQAAIEAHEAALHGYLVDGLKQRQGVRLLGSPQLALVSFVVEGVHNADLAHLLTEQGIAVRAGHHCAMPLLKGFGLAGAIRVSLALYNDSEDLERFFDALDQALELLQ; encoded by the coding sequence ATGCTTCTGCCTTCTCCCTGGCGCGCTGACTTCCCTGCCATCGCTGCCTTGCAACGTCAGGACCAGACTTATCTGGACAACGCTGCAACCACGCAAAAACCCCAAGCCCTGCTCGACGCACTGACGCACTACTACGCCAGCGGCGCCGCCAATGTGCACCGAGCCCAACATTTGCCGGGCGCTCATGCGACCCAGGCGTTTGAAAACACCCGCCATAAAGTGAAGCACTGGATCAATGCCGGCGACAGCGGGCAGATTATCTTCACCCACGGTGCCACCTCGGCACTGAACCTTCTGGCCTATGGGCTGGAACACCAATTCAAAGTGGGCGACGAGATTGTCATCAGCGCCCTAGAACACCACGCCAACCTCCTGCCGTGGCAACAACTGGCCCTGCGTAAAGGCTTGACGCTGGTGGTACTGCCCCTGGATGCCGACGGCGTGATCGATCTCGACGCAGCGGCACAGCTGATCACTCCTCGCACCCGCTTGCTGGCCGTCAGCCAACTGTCCAACGTCCTCGGCGTATGGCAGCCGCTGCCTGCCCTGCTGGCCCTGGCCAAGGCGCAGAACGCGCTGACGGTCGTCGACGGTGCCCAGGGCATCGTGCACGGGCGCCATGACGTACAGGCGCTGGGTTGCGACTTTTACGTATTCTCCAGCCACAAGCTGTATGGCCCCGACGGGCTTGGCGTGCTGTTTGGCCGCCATCCAGCTCTGGCCCGCCTGCAGCATTGGCAGTTCGGTGGTGAAATGGTGCAGGACGCTGATTACCACCACGCAACCTTTCGCCCTGCTCCGCTGGGCTTCGAGGCCGGTACTCCGCCGATAGCCAGCGTTATCGGACTGGGGGCGACCCTCAGTTATCTGGCAACCCTTGATCAGGCCGCAATTGAAGCTCACGAAGCCGCACTGCACGGGTATCTGGTCGACGGGTTAAAACAACGCCAGGGCGTTCGCCTGCTGGGCTCGCCACAGCTGGCGCTGGTCAGCTTTGTGGTCGAGGGCGTGCATAACGCCGATCTGGCGCACCTGCTGACCGAACAAGGGATTGCCGTACGCGCCGGGCACCACTGCGCAATGCCACTGCTCAAAGGTTTTGGCCTCGCAGGCGCGATCCGCGTATCGCTGGCGCTGTACAACGATTCTGAAGATCTGGAGCGTTTCTTCGATGCGCTTGATCAGGCACTGGAGTTGCTGCAATGA
- a CDS encoding SufE family protein, with protein MTLPQEAQAALESFEHCSGWEQRARLLMQWGQRLPELSDADKTEATRVQGCESQVWLVGELKDGHWQFAASSDARLIRGLIALLLARVNGLSTEQLQQVDVPDWFNQLGLSRQLSPSRSNGLNAVLQRMRELALA; from the coding sequence ATGACCTTGCCCCAGGAAGCCCAGGCCGCACTCGAAAGCTTTGAACACTGCTCTGGTTGGGAGCAACGTGCCCGGCTGCTGATGCAATGGGGACAACGCCTGCCCGAGTTGAGCGACGCCGACAAAACCGAAGCCACTCGCGTGCAGGGTTGTGAGAGTCAGGTGTGGTTGGTGGGTGAGCTAAAGGATGGTCACTGGCAATTCGCTGCCAGCAGCGATGCGCGATTGATCCGGGGCTTGATCGCATTGCTGCTGGCACGGGTCAATGGCTTGAGCACCGAACAACTGCAGCAGGTCGACGTGCCCGACTGGTTCAACCAACTGGGCCTCAGCCGCCAACTTTCACCCTCGCGCAGCAACGGGCTGAATGCCGTGCTGCAGCGGATGCGGGAATTGGCGCTCGCCTAA
- the tcdA gene encoding tRNA cyclic N6-threonylcarbamoyladenosine(37) synthase TcdA codes for MSTEDPRFAGVARLYGLEGLERLRAAHVAIVGVGGVGSWAAEAIARCGVGEISLFDLDDVCVSNSNRQLHALSTTIGRDKVAVMAERLRQINPDCVVHEVADFVTRETMAEYITPNIDCVIDCIDSVNAKAALIAWCKRRKIQIITTGGAGGQIDPTLIQVCDLNRTFNDPLASKVRSTLRRDYGFSRTVTRHYSVPCVFSTEQLRYPKPDGSICLQKSFVGDGVKLDCASGFGAVMMVTATFGMVAATKAVDKIVAGVRRPSERVKPKHNPLPGEG; via the coding sequence ATGAGTACAGAAGATCCACGGTTTGCCGGCGTAGCCCGGTTATATGGCTTGGAAGGCCTGGAACGGCTGCGTGCCGCGCACGTCGCTATCGTCGGCGTGGGCGGTGTGGGGTCGTGGGCGGCAGAAGCCATTGCCCGCTGCGGTGTGGGCGAGATTTCGTTGTTTGACCTCGACGATGTCTGCGTCAGCAACAGCAATCGCCAGCTGCACGCCTTGAGTACGACCATTGGTCGGGACAAGGTAGCGGTGATGGCTGAGCGTCTGCGCCAGATCAATCCGGACTGTGTTGTCCACGAAGTGGCTGATTTCGTCACCCGTGAAACCATGGCCGAGTACATCACCCCGAACATAGATTGTGTGATCGACTGCATTGACAGCGTCAATGCCAAGGCTGCACTGATCGCCTGGTGCAAGCGCCGCAAGATTCAGATCATCACCACGGGCGGCGCGGGCGGGCAAATCGATCCGACGCTGATTCAGGTCTGCGATCTGAACCGCACTTTCAACGATCCATTGGCCTCGAAGGTGCGTTCGACCCTGCGTCGCGACTACGGGTTTTCACGCACCGTGACACGTCATTACAGCGTGCCGTGCGTGTTCTCCACTGAGCAACTGCGCTACCCCAAGCCGGATGGCAGTATTTGCCTGCAGAAAAGCTTTGTTGGCGATGGCGTGAAGCTGGACTGCGCCAGCGGGTTTGGCGCGGTGATGATGGTGACGGCCACCTTTGGCATGGTCGCGGCCACCAAGGCGGTGGACAAGATCGTGGCTGGCGTGCGGCGGCCTTCGGAGCGGGTTAAACCAAAACACAACCCTCTCCCGGGAGAGGGTTGA
- a CDS encoding glycosyltransferase: MSSRKFGLNLVVVLAIAALFTGFWALINRPVSAPDWPDQISGFSYSPFQQGQYPQKDQFPSDDEMRRDLEILSKLTDNIRTYSVDGTLGDIPKLAEEFGLRVTLGIWISPDQERNEREIQKAIELANNSRSIVRVVVGNEALFREEITPEELIVLLDRVRAAVKVPVTTSEQWHIWEKYPQLASHVDLIAAHILPYWEFIPMDQAGEFVLDRARDLKKIFPKKPLLLSEVGWPSNGRMRGGADATPADQAVYLRTLVNTLNRRGYNYFVIEAFDQPWKASDEGSVGAYWGVYNAARQQKFNFEGPVVAIPQWRVLAIGSVVLALLSLALLLIDGSALRQRGRTFLTFTAFLCGSVLVWIGYDYSQQYSTWFSLTVGFLLGLGALGVFIVLLTEAHELAEAVWIRKRRREFLPVESDDAYRPKVSIHVPCYNEPPEMVKQTLNALANLDYPDFEVLLIDNNTKDPAVWEPVRDYCATLGPRFKFFHVAPLAGFKGGALNYLIPHTAPDAEVIAVIDSDYCVDPNWLKHMVPHFADPKIAIVQSPQDYRDQSESTFKKLCYSEYKGFFHIGMVTRNDRDAIIQHGTMTMTRRSVLEELGWADWCICEDAELGLRVFEKGYSAAYSHNSYGKGLMPDTFIDFKKQRFRWAYGAIQIIKRHTSSLLRGKDTHLTRGQRYHFLAGWLPWVADGMNIFFTVGALLWSAAMIIVPTRVDPPLLIFAIPPLALFVFKVGKIIFLYRRAVGVDLKDAFAAALAGLALSHTIAKAVLYGFFTSSIPFFRTPKNADNHGFWVALSEAREEVFIMLLLWGAALGIFFVQGLPSNDMRFWVVMLLVQSLPYLAALIMAFMSSLPKPVEATEPQPAA, from the coding sequence ATGTCATCGCGTAAATTTGGACTCAACCTGGTGGTGGTACTGGCCATCGCCGCACTCTTTACCGGATTCTGGGCGCTCATCAATCGCCCGGTCTCGGCGCCTGACTGGCCCGATCAAATCTCCGGCTTTTCGTACTCGCCCTTCCAGCAAGGTCAGTACCCGCAGAAAGATCAGTTTCCGTCCGACGACGAAATGCGTCGTGATCTGGAAATTCTGAGCAAACTGACGGACAACATTCGGACCTATTCGGTCGACGGCACGCTCGGTGATATCCCCAAGCTGGCGGAAGAGTTCGGTCTGCGGGTCACCCTGGGGATCTGGATCAGCCCGGACCAGGAACGCAATGAGCGCGAAATTCAAAAAGCCATCGAACTGGCCAATAACTCGCGCAGCATCGTGCGGGTCGTGGTGGGCAACGAAGCCCTGTTCCGTGAAGAAATCACCCCTGAAGAGCTGATCGTGCTGCTGGATCGTGTCCGGGCTGCGGTCAAGGTGCCGGTGACTACCTCCGAGCAATGGCACATATGGGAAAAATACCCGCAACTGGCCAGCCACGTTGACCTGATTGCCGCGCACATCCTGCCCTATTGGGAATTTATCCCCATGGACCAGGCTGGCGAGTTTGTACTCGATCGCGCCCGTGACCTGAAAAAAATATTCCCGAAAAAACCGCTGCTGCTCTCGGAGGTTGGCTGGCCGAGCAACGGTCGCATGCGCGGTGGCGCCGATGCCACGCCGGCCGATCAGGCGGTCTACCTGCGCACGCTGGTCAATACCCTGAACCGCCGTGGCTATAACTACTTTGTGATCGAGGCGTTCGACCAGCCGTGGAAAGCCAGTGACGAAGGTTCTGTGGGCGCCTATTGGGGCGTTTACAACGCTGCGCGCCAGCAAAAGTTCAACTTCGAAGGCCCGGTCGTCGCGATTCCCCAATGGCGCGTACTGGCGATCGGCTCTGTGGTGCTGGCCTTGTTGTCGCTAGCCCTGCTGCTGATCGATGGTTCGGCGCTGCGCCAGCGCGGCCGTACATTCTTGACCTTCACCGCCTTCCTGTGTGGTTCGGTGCTGGTGTGGATCGGTTACGACTACAGCCAGCAGTACAGCACGTGGTTCAGTCTGACCGTGGGCTTCTTGCTCGGACTGGGCGCACTCGGGGTGTTTATTGTGCTGCTCACCGAAGCACACGAACTCGCTGAAGCGGTGTGGATTCGCAAGCGACGCCGTGAGTTCCTGCCGGTAGAGAGCGATGATGCCTACCGACCGAAAGTGTCCATTCATGTGCCTTGCTACAACGAGCCGCCCGAGATGGTCAAACAGACCCTCAATGCCCTCGCCAACCTCGATTACCCGGACTTTGAGGTGTTGCTGATCGACAACAACACCAAGGATCCGGCCGTCTGGGAGCCGGTGCGCGACTACTGCGCCACCCTCGGCCCACGCTTCAAGTTCTTCCACGTCGCGCCGCTGGCAGGCTTCAAGGGCGGGGCTTTGAATTACCTGATCCCGCACACCGCGCCGGATGCCGAAGTGATTGCCGTCATCGATTCTGATTACTGCGTTGATCCCAACTGGCTCAAGCACATGGTGCCGCACTTCGCCGATCCAAAAATCGCCATCGTGCAATCGCCCCAGGACTACCGCGACCAAAGCGAGAGCACCTTTAAGAAGCTCTGCTACTCAGAATACAAAGGCTTTTTCCATATTGGCATGGTGACCCGCAACGACCGCGACGCGATCATTCAGCACGGCACGATGACCATGACCCGGCGTTCGGTGCTTGAAGAGCTTGGCTGGGCAGACTGGTGCATCTGTGAAGATGCCGAGCTGGGCCTGCGCGTGTTCGAAAAAGGCTACTCCGCAGCTTATTCCCACAATAGCTACGGCAAAGGACTGATGCCCGACACCTTTATCGACTTCAAAAAGCAGCGCTTCCGCTGGGCCTATGGTGCGATCCAGATCATCAAGCGGCACACCTCCAGCTTGCTGCGCGGCAAAGATACTCACTTGACCCGTGGTCAGCGTTATCACTTCCTCGCAGGCTGGCTGCCATGGGTGGCCGACGGCATGAATATCTTCTTCACCGTGGGTGCCCTGCTGTGGTCGGCAGCGATGATCATTGTGCCAACCCGGGTTGATCCGCCGTTGCTGATTTTCGCCATCCCGCCCCTGGCGCTGTTTGTGTTCAAGGTCGGCAAGATCATCTTCCTGTACCGTCGCGCCGTCGGGGTTGACCTCAAGGACGCGTTTGCAGCGGCACTGGCTGGCCTCGCGTTGTCTCACACCATCGCCAAAGCGGTGCTTTACGGATTCTTCACCTCCAGCATTCCGTTCTTCCGCACCCCTAAAAACGCCGACAATCACGGTTTTTGGGTCGCCCTTTCGGAAGCCCGAGAAGAAGTGTTCATCATGCTGCTGCTCTGGGGCGCAGCGCTCGGAATCTTCTTTGTCCAGGGTTTGCCGAGCAACGACATGCGTTTCTGGGTAGTCATGCTGCTGGTGCAATCGTTGCCGTATCTGGCAGCGTTGATCATGGCTTTCATGTCTTCGTTACCCAAGCCGGTCGAAGCCACTGAACCGCAACCGGCTGCATAA
- the dapE gene encoding succinyl-diaminopimelate desuccinylase, whose amino-acid sequence MTAHADLSPTLQLACDLIRRPSVTPIDADCQKLMMQRLGDAGFKLEPMRIEDVDNFWATHGKHDGPVLCFAGHTDVVPTGPVQAWQNDPFDALIDEHGMLCGRGAADMKGSLAAMLVAAERFVSDYPDHKGSVAFLITSDEEGPAHHGTKAVVERFAARNERLDWCIVGEPSSTTLVGDVVKNGRRGSLGAKLTVRGVQGHVAYPHLAKNPIHLAAPALSELAAEHWDNGNAFFPPTSFQISNLNSGTGATNVIPGDLVAVFNFRFSTESTVEGLQQRVADILDKHGLDWHIEWALSGLPFLTEPGALLDAVSSSIKQVTGRETKASTSGGTSDGRFIATLGTQVVELGPVNATIHQVNERVLASDLDVLTEIYYQTLIKLLA is encoded by the coding sequence ATGACGGCCCACGCCGACCTCTCGCCGACCCTGCAACTTGCCTGTGATCTGATCCGTCGCCCTTCCGTGACGCCAATCGACGCCGATTGCCAGAAGCTGATGATGCAGCGCCTGGGCGATGCCGGCTTCAAGCTTGAGCCGATGCGCATCGAAGACGTGGACAACTTCTGGGCCACTCACGGCAAACACGACGGTCCGGTGCTGTGCTTTGCCGGCCACACGGACGTGGTGCCTACCGGCCCGGTCCAGGCCTGGCAGAACGACCCGTTCGACGCGCTGATCGATGAGCACGGCATGCTCTGCGGCCGTGGTGCCGCTGATATGAAAGGCAGCCTGGCGGCGATGCTGGTCGCGGCTGAGCGCTTTGTCAGTGATTACCCGGACCATAAGGGTTCGGTCGCATTTCTGATCACCAGCGATGAAGAAGGCCCGGCCCATCATGGCACCAAGGCCGTGGTCGAGCGTTTTGCAGCCCGCAACGAGCGGCTGGACTGGTGCATTGTCGGCGAGCCGTCGAGCACGACGCTGGTCGGCGACGTGGTGAAAAACGGCCGTCGCGGCTCCCTCGGCGCCAAACTCACCGTTCGTGGTGTGCAAGGGCACGTGGCCTACCCGCATCTGGCCAAAAACCCGATCCACCTGGCGGCTCCGGCCCTGAGTGAACTGGCCGCCGAGCATTGGGACAACGGCAACGCCTTCTTCCCGCCGACCAGCTTCCAGATTTCCAACCTCAACTCGGGTACCGGCGCGACCAACGTGATCCCCGGTGATCTGGTGGCCGTGTTCAACTTCCGGTTCTCCACCGAATCCACTGTTGAAGGCCTGCAACAGCGCGTGGCTGACATCCTCGACAAGCACGGCCTCGACTGGCACATCGAGTGGGCGTTGTCCGGTCTGCCGTTTCTGACCGAGCCGGGCGCTCTGCTGGACGCCGTATCGTCGAGCATCAAGCAGGTCACAGGTCGCGAAACCAAGGCCTCCACCAGCGGCGGCACCTCAGACGGGCGCTTTATCGCAACCCTGGGGACTCAAGTGGTCGAGCTGGGGCCGGTCAATGCGACCATTCACCAGGTCAACGAGCGGGTACTGGCCAGCGATCTCGATGTACTGACCGAAATCTACTACCAAACCCTGATCAAGTTGCTCGCCTGA
- a CDS encoding putative RNA methyltransferase yields the protein MLACPICSEPLSAVDNGVACPAGHRFDRARQGYLNLLPVQHKNSRDPGDNQAMVEARRDFLNAGHYAPVARRLAELAAERAPQRWLDIGCGEGYYTAQIAEALPSADGYALDISREAVKRACKRNPQLTWLIASMARVPLADASCQFLASVFSPLDWLEAKRLLSPGGGLMRVGPTRGHLMELRERLYDEVRDYADDKHLALVPEGMQLQHSEILEFKLHLSEPQDRANLLAMTPHGWRASAERRAQVIEHPEPLVVSVSMRYDYFVLQ from the coding sequence ATGCTCGCCTGTCCTATCTGTTCCGAGCCGCTCAGCGCTGTCGACAACGGCGTGGCATGCCCGGCCGGGCATCGTTTTGACCGCGCCCGCCAGGGTTATCTGAACCTGTTGCCGGTGCAGCATAAAAACAGCCGCGACCCTGGCGATAACCAGGCCATGGTCGAGGCTCGCCGCGACTTTCTCAATGCCGGTCATTACGCGCCGGTGGCCAGGCGCCTGGCAGAGCTGGCTGCAGAGCGCGCCCCGCAACGCTGGCTCGACATCGGTTGCGGCGAGGGTTACTACACCGCACAAATCGCCGAAGCCCTGCCCTCGGCTGACGGTTATGCCCTGGATATCTCCCGCGAGGCGGTCAAGCGCGCCTGCAAGCGCAATCCGCAGTTGACCTGGTTGATCGCCAGCATGGCTCGCGTGCCATTGGCCGATGCCAGCTGCCAGTTCCTGGCCAGCGTATTCAGCCCGCTCGACTGGCTCGAAGCCAAACGCTTGCTCAGCCCCGGCGGCGGCTTGATGCGCGTTGGGCCGACACGGGGCCACTTGATGGAATTGCGCGAGCGGCTGTACGACGAAGTTCGCGATTACGCCGACGACAAGCATCTGGCGCTGGTGCCGGAAGGCATGCAGTTGCAACACAGCGAAATACTGGAGTTCAAACTGCACTTGAGCGAACCCCAGGATCGCGCCAACCTGCTGGCCATGACGCCCCACGGCTGGCGCGCCAGTGCCGAGCGTCGGGCGCAGGTCATCGAGCACCCTGAGCCTTTAGTGGTCAGCGTTTCGATGCGCTACGATTACTTCGTTCTTCAATAA
- a CDS encoding cold-shock protein, translated as MTTRVTGSVKWFNDAKGYGFIQCEEGRDVFVHYRAIRGEGHRTLAEGQQVEYTQVTGDKGLQAEDVVGL; from the coding sequence ATGACAACGCGCGTAACAGGCAGTGTGAAGTGGTTCAACGACGCCAAAGGCTACGGTTTCATTCAGTGTGAAGAAGGCAGGGATGTGTTTGTGCATTACCGCGCCATTCGCGGTGAAGGTCATCGCACCCTGGCTGAAGGCCAGCAGGTTGAATACACCCAGGTCACGGGTGACAAGGGGTTGCAGGCCGAGGATGTCGTGGGGCTGTAA